Proteins from a genomic interval of Rhipicephalus microplus isolate Deutch F79 chromosome 6, USDA_Rmic, whole genome shotgun sequence:
- the LOC119168553 gene encoding membrane metallo-endopeptidase-like 1 → MSTDSSEELAVIRAARMGSAATPSRYHPAPPAVADDPMIGGPVVVGHERGGTSKGHATTVLYFLTASAILVSVVSLVVGLMPWRLFGLGGGRDLYGGGQSLAADDRDTDGKAPAVIRPYRHPDHDGDAETRVCATVACEKEGGALFRQLEFHQEPCDDFYAYVCKRWETAHKLPYGAARLSMDDTLLDEYELMLADIIQRGRPGYEAVKDIFLRCEYPRKGDTHWLDVLAKIGLRPFPVVLKPGTTLDQVVKDLMTIGIQPLFSLSVERSVENPEQSYLLIGQPELLMGPLRLGLDIEYSYLDDALSGFISEISEQKHTARSNVLKVERFLSASMDRHQIEGSGLNDELVDVTEQFPKLARRVRTIVADAFGTDLSKRPLKTYSLKYLHALESGDLTANIGEYLNYLAFRTAVEIAADNEIDLGDLMAVLYSRYAGYPAPRPITRRRLCIRMMNRFEPALIMHMSMDTTATKLGGKASFNSLLDLLETVLNETLYAQTEFDKDFRDSLVESVAAINWEPIVPDAVTSHNELFRRLVSIYETASGSKRVIESYMALSTMFRYRDFAQKDLDKWVGWRGGMLSTYAHLDAPFLKLEVPFPVFDFLRDPDASMERFQIPRVGTRVFYALYHGIYHLAYNYGAGKKPTLFVARLHALMDCLGRQYGKLRWTESRRRISRNSYYSNLLDFLALEPTYHAYLRYADRASREERLPKLENLTPRQLFFVEYARNFCEVNNATFLDRVLDEGTKAPGWYRVNGPLRNFKPFADAFMCKTNSFMNPLHRCALK, encoded by the coding sequence ATGTCGACCGACTCCTCGGAGGAGCTAGCCGTGATCCGGGCGGCGCGCATGGGCAGCGCAGCCACTCCGAGCCGTTATCACCCCGCGCCGCCAGCCGTTGCCGATGACCCCATGATCGGCGGGCCAGTGGTCGTTGGACACGAGAGGGGAGGCACCTCGAAAGGCCACGCCACCACGGTGCTTTACTTTCTGACAGCGAGCGCCATCTTAGTCTCTGTCGTCTCGCTCGTGGTTGGCCTGATGCCATGGCGACTGTTCGGCCTGGGAGGCGGGAGAGACCTGTACGGAGGGGGCCAGTCACTGGCCGCCGATGACAGGGACACCGACGGAAAGGCGCCGGCCGTCATCAGGCCCTACCGACACCCTGACCACGACGGCGACGCCGAGACGCGCGTCTGCGCCACGGTGGCCTGCGAGAAAGAAGGAGGCGCGTTGTTCCGCCAGCTCGAGTTTCACCAGGAGCCCTGCGACGACTTCTACGCGTACGTCTGCAAGCGCTGGGAGACGGCGCACAAGCTGCCCTACGGCGCGGCTCGGCTTTCCATGGATGACACGCTGTTGGACGAGTACGAGCTCATGCTGGCCGACATCATTCAGCGGGGCCGGCCGGGCTACGAGGCCGTCAAGGACATCTTCCTGCGCTGCGAGTATCCGCGCAAGGGTGACACTCACTGGCTCGACGTCCTGGCCAAGATTGGCCTTCGGCCGTTCCCGGTGGTGTTGAAACCCGGAACCACTCTGGACCAGGTCGTAAAGGACCTGATGACCATCGGAATCCAGCCACTCTTCAGCCTTTCGGTGGAGCGCAGTGTCGAGAACCCAGAGCAGTCTTACCTCCTCATCGGACAACCGGAGCTTCTCATGGGGCCGCTGCGTCTTGGTCTGGACATCGAGTACTCCTATCTAGATGATGCCCTCTCGGGCTTTATCAGTGAGATATCTGAGCAGAAGCACACGGCTCGCAGTAACGTGCTCAAGGTGGAGCGCTTCCTCTCTGCGTCTATGGATCGGCACCAGATCGAAGGATCGGGTCTCAACGACGAGCTCGTCGACGTGACCGAACAGTTTCCGAAGCTCGCTCGACGAGTCCGAACCATAGTCGCCGATGCTTTTGGAACAGATTTGTCAAAGCGACCTCTCAAGACCTACTCGCTCAAGTACTTGCACGCATTGGAGTCTGGTGACTTGACTGCGAACATCGGGGAGTACTTGAACTACCTTGCCTTCCGCACGGCGGTAGAGATCGCTGCCGACAATGAGATTGACCTCGGCGACCTTATGGCAGTCTTGTACTCCCGCTACGCCGGCTACCCAGCTCCAAGACCAATCACGCGTCGTAGACTGTGCATCCGAATGATGAACCGGTTTGAACCGGCTCTCATTATGCACATGAGCATGGACACAACAGCCACGAAACTGGGAGGCAAGGCTTCCTTCAACTCGCTCCTCGATCTCCTGGAGACCGTACTCAACGAAACGCTGTACGCTCAGACAGAGTTCGACAAGGATTTCCGGGACAGCCTAGTAGAGTCCGTAGCTGCAATTAATTGGGAGCCTATCGTTCCGGACGCGGTGACGTCGCACAACGAACTCTTCCGGCGTCTGGTCTCAATTTACGAGACCGCTTCCGGTAGCAAGAGGGTTATTGAGAGCTACATGGCGCTGTCTACCATGTTCCGGTATCGCGACTTTGCCCAGAAGGATTTGGACAAATGGGTCGGCTGGCGAGGAGGCATGCTGAGCACGTACGCCCACCTGGACGCGCCGTTCCTAAAGCTGGAAGTCCCATTCCCGGTCTTCGACTTCCTTCGTGATCCGGATGCATCGATGGAACGCTTCCAGATTCCGCGGGTTGGCACACGAGTTTTCTACGCCCTTTACCACGGCATCTACCACTTGGCCTACAACTACGGCGCCGGGAAGAAGCCGACTCTCTTCGTGGCCAGGTTGCACGCGCTCATGGACTGTCTGGGCAGGCAGTATGGCAAGCTACGCTGGACCGAATCCCGTCGACGCATCAGTCGCAACTCATATTACTCCAACCTCTTGGACTTCTTGGCACTGGAGCCGACGTACCATGCCTACCTGCGCTATGCTGACCGAGCCAGCAGGGAAGAACGGCTGCCCAAGCTCGAGAACCTGACACCCCGACAGCTGTTTTTTGTTGAGTACGCGCGCAACTTTTGCGAGGTGAACAACGCCACGTTCCTGGACCGAGTGTTGGACGAAGGCACGAAGGCTCCCGGGTGGTACAGGGTAAACGGGCCTTTGCGGAACTTCAAACCGTTCGCCGATGCGTTCATGTGCAAAACCAACTCGTTCATGAATCCGCTGCATCGGTGCGCTCTCAAGTAG